Proteins encoded within one genomic window of Mya arenaria isolate MELC-2E11 chromosome 13, ASM2691426v1:
- the LOC128214988 gene encoding tyrosine-protein kinase SRK3-like isoform X3 — MGCCDSKPKLDTSETKFSDIKGKNEENGEKPRRKNSYSKDPTNLPQPGEKSDAEGGSGGGKRVYALYDYDARTQDDLTFRKGDVLELIEGGTEENEDWWYARHTDPKYNNLQKEGYVPRNYVALEDTLESHDWFFGRVTRKEAERNLLVKDNPVGVFLVRESETCPGSYVLSIRDYDQNKANPECVKHYKMRNMDDGGVYIAARRQFKTIMELVDHYKVQADGLCRSLVAPCSRAAPVMVDLSRDTKDAWEIDRNSLQLAQRLGAGQFGEVWKGIWNNTTDVAIKTLKPGTMTAEAFLAEAQIMKQCRHDKLVRLYAVCSKEEPIYIVTELLNDSLLNYLREGEGRYMKFPDMVDYAGQIAAGMSYLEREKLIHRDLAARNVLVGNNNICKVADFGLARIIEDDEYNPKHGAKFPIKWTAPEAAMYMRFTIKSDVWSYGILLTEVTTHGQVPYPGMTNREVLNQVESGYRMPRSTKCSDAMYEIMVKCWDKRPEERPTFEFLFNFFDDYFIATEPNYQENDP, encoded by the exons ATGGGGTGTTGCGACTCCAAACCCAAGTTGGACACATCAGAGACGAAGTTCTCCGATATCAAAGGAAAGAACGAGGAAAACGGGGAAAAACCACGTAGGAAAAACAGCTACAGCAAAGACCCCACTAATCTACCCCAGCCTGGAGAGAAATCTGATGCTGAGG gAGGCAGTGGCGGTGGGAAACGAGTTTACGCGCTCTATGACTATGATGCCCGAACACAAGATGACCTCACATTCCGCAAAGGCGACGTTCTCGAACTTATAGAGGGGGGAACTGAAGA GAATGAGGACTGGTGGTACGCGCGGCATACAGATCCAAAATACAACAATCTCCAGAAGGAGGGTTATGTGCCTCGGAACTATGTGGCCTTGGAGGATACTCTCGAATCACATGA CTGGTTTTTCGGACGTGTGACACGCAAGGAGGCAGAGAGAAACTTGTTGGTGAAGGACAACCCTGTTGGAGTTTTCCTTGTAAGGGAGAGCGAGACTTGTCCAG GGAGCTATGTGTTGTCCATTCGAGACTATGACCAGAACAAGGCCAATCCTGAGTGTGTCAAACATTACAAGATGCGCAACATGGATGATGGTGGAGTGTATATTGCTGCTAGACGACAGTTCAAGACTATTATGGAACTTGTGGACCACTATAAAG TGCAAGCGGATGGTCTATGTCGGTCACTGGTAGCACCATGTTCCCGAGCTGCCCCAGTCATGGTAGACTTGAGTCGAGACACTAAGGACGCGTGGGAGATTGACAGGAACTCACTCCAGCTTGCACAGAGGCTTGGGGCTGGTCAGTTCGGGGAGGTCTGGAAAG GAATATGGAACAACACAACAGATGTTGCTATAAAAACTCTGAAGCCAGGCACAATGACAGCGGAGGCCTTCCTTGCCGAGGCCCAGATCATGAAGCAGTGTCGCCATGACAAACTTGTGCGTCTGTACGCCGTCTGCTCGAAGGAGGAGCCGATTTACATTGTGACTGAGCTCCTCAATGACAGTCTGCTCAACTACTTGCGGGAGGGAGAAGGACGATACATGAAGTTCCCAGATATGGTGGACTACGCTGGACAG ATTGCTGCAGGAATGTCTTATCTGGAAAGGGAAAAGCTTATCCATAGAGATTTAGCAGCAAGGAATGTCCTTGTTGGgaataataatatttgcaaAGTTGCTGACTTTGGTCTTGCCCGGATAATTGAGGATGACGAATACAATCCTAAACATG GAGCCAAGTTCCCGATCAAGTGGACAGCCCCAGAGGCTGCGATGTACATGCGCTTCACGATAAAGTCTGACGTGTGGTCATACGGCATTCTGCTCACAGAAGTCACAACACATGGACAAGTGCCATACCCAG GAATGACAAACAGAGAAGTTCTCAACCAGGTAGAAAGTGGTTATCGAATGCCAAGATCCACAAAATGTTCTGATGCCATGTATGAAATCATGGTCAAGTGCTGGGATAAACGGCCGGAGGAGAGACCTACCTTTGAATTCCTCTTTAATTTCTTTGATGACTATTTCATTGCAACTGAACCTAACTACCAGGAAAATGACCCCTAG